The proteins below are encoded in one region of Rhododendron vialii isolate Sample 1 chromosome 7a, ASM3025357v1:
- the LOC131331886 gene encoding pleiotropic drug resistance protein 1-like isoform X3, with translation MVHHRRRPQPLMVHHLPLRTTEMLTELSRREKEANIKPDPDLDIFMKAVSLEGERANLMTDYIIKILGLDVCADSLVGDAMLRGISGGQKKRVTTGEMMVGPARALFMDEISTGLDSSTTFQIVNSIKNSSHILQGTFVISLLQPAPETYDLFDDIILLSDGQIVYQGPRENVIEFFEHMGFRCPERKGVADFLQEVTSRKDQEQYRARRDEPYSFVTAREFAESFKLFHVGRELDNELSIPFDKAKSHPAALSTRKYGVSKKELLKALISREYLLMKRNSFVYIFKMTQLAIMAFIVMTVFLRTKMSKETTEDGVIFLGALFFTLLLTMFTGMSELALTVMKLPTFYKQRNLLFFPSWAFSLPAWILKIPMTFMEVSIYVFTTYYVIGFDPNVGRLFKMYLVLFCINQMASGLFRLIAGIGRNMIVANTFGSFALVTMVVLGGFVLSRDNIKKWWIWGYWVSPLMYGQNAIAVNEFFGHSWKQVPFNSTESLGVLVLKSRGLFPEAHWYWIGVGALVGYVFLFNGLYTLALAYLSPFEKPQAILSEETVAERNSVKAGEVIELSSRGKSSSERGDEVQTSLSSKSRSSRIGSNSEDNKNMQRGMVLPFEPLSIAFNDIKYSVDMPQEMKAQGIPEDRLELLKGVTGSFRPGVLTALMGVSGAGKTTLMDVLAGRKTGGYIEGSILVSGYPKKQETFARIAGYCEQTDIHSPHVTVYESLTYSAWLRLPSEVDSATRKMFVDEVMELVELTPLREALVGLPGISGLSTEQRKRLTIAVELVANPSIIFMDEPTSGLDARAAAIVMRTVRNTVDTGRTVVCTIHQPSIDIFDAFDELFLLKRGGEEIYVGPLGHHSAHLISYFEGINGVSKIKDGYNPATWMLEVTSVAQEAAHGVNFAEVYKNSELYRRNKETIAELSTPPPGSKDLYFATQYSQSFFTQCMACLWKQHLSYWRNPPYTAVKFFFTTIIALMFGTIFWQLGSNRGTQQDIFNAMGSMHSSVLFLGIQNATSVQPVVAVERTVFYREKAAGMYSALPYAFGQVVIELPYILVQSVIYGVIVYSMIGFEWTTDKFFWYLFFMYFTLLYFTFYGMMAVAVTPNQSIAAIVASAFYAIWNLFSGFIIPKTRIPVWWKWYVYICPVSWTLYGLLASQFGNIQTELDTGETVEYFVQTYFDFKHDFVGYVAIIVVGFTVLFAFLFAFSIKAFNFQRR, from the exons ATGGTGCACCACCGACGCCGCCCACAACCGTTGATGGTGCACCACCTACCTCTCCGAACCACCG aaatgCTAACAGAATTATccaggagagagaaggaagccAACATTAAGCCAGACCCAGATCTAGATATTTTCATGAAG GCAGTATCACTAGAAGGTGAGAGGGCCAATCTGATGACCGACTATATAATTAAG ATATTGGGACTGGACGTTTGTGCTGACAGTTTGGTGGGTGATGCAATGCTCAGAGGCATTTCTGGTGGACAAAAAAAACGAGTCACCACAG GGGAGATGATGGTTGGACCAGCTAGAGCGCTCTTCATGGATGAGATATCTACTGGGTTGGACAGTTCTACCACTTTTCAGATTGTGAACTCAATCAAGAACAGCAGTCATATCCTTCAAGGAACCTTTGTTATCTCTCTCCTCCAGCCGGCACCAGAAACTTACGACTTATTCGATGACATAATTCTCCTCTCTGATGGTCAAATTGTTTACCAAGGCCCGCGTGAGAATGTGATTGAGTTCTTTGAACACATGGGCTTCAGGTGTCCAGAGAGGAAAGGAGTGGCTGACTTCCTACAAGAA GTGACATCGAGAAAAGATCAAGAGCAATACAGGGCAAGGAGAGATGAGCCTTATAGTTTTGTTACTGCAAGGGAATTCGCAGAGTCATTCAAGTTATTTCATGTTGGTCGGGAACTAGACAATGAGCTTTCCATCCCATTTGACAAAGCCAAGAGCCACCCAGCGGCTTTATCAACTAGGAAATATGGAGTTAGTAAGAAAGAACTGCTGAAAGCTCTCATATCCAGAGAGTACTTGCTCATGAAGAGAAACTCATTTGTCTACATATTCAAGATGACTCAA CTTGCGATAATGGCATTCATTGTGATGACGGTATTTTTAAGAACTAAGATGAGCAAGGAAACAACAGAAGATGGTGTGATTTTCCTGGGTGCTCTCTTCTTTACTCTCCTTCTCACTATGTTTACTGGAATGTCGGAGCTAGCCTTGACAGTCATGAAACTTCCTACCTTTTACAAGCAAAGGAACCTTCTCTTTTTTCCGTCTTGGGCGTTCTCATTACCTGCATGGATCCTCAAGATACCAATGACATTTATGGAAGTCAGTATTTATGTGTTCACCACTTATTATGTGATAGGTTTTGATCCAAACGTCGGAAG GTTGTTCAAAATGTACCTTGTGCTCTTTTGTATTAACCAGATGGCTTCTGGGCTATTCCGACTCATTGCCGGAATAGGACGAAACATGATTGTGGCAAACACATTTGGATCATTTGCATTAGTTACAATGGTTGTGTTGGGAggatttgtcttgtcaagag ATAATATAAAGAAGTGGTGGATATGGGGTTATTGGGTGTCGCCTCTGATGTATGGACAGAATGCTATAGCAGTGAATGAATTTTTTGGACACAGTTGGAAACAA GTGCCTTTTAATTCCACGGAATCATTAGGCGTGTTGGTTTTGAAGTCTCGTGGATTATTTCCAGAAGCACATTGGTATTGGATTGGAGTAGGAGCTTTGGTTGGATATGTTTTCCTGTTCAATGGCCTATACACATTGGCCCTAGCATATCTCAGCC CATTTGAGAAGCCTCAGGCAATTCTATCTGAAGAAACAGTGGCCGAGAGAAATTCCGTTAAAGCAGGAGAAGTTATTGAGCTATCCTCAAGAGGGAAGAGCTCTTCCG AACGAGGCGATGAAGTTCAAACAAGTTTATCATCGAAATCAAGGTCTTCAAGAATCGGGAGCAATAGTGAAGATAACAAGAACATGCAGCGAGGAATGGTTCTACCATTTGAGCCCCTTTCCATCGCTTTCAATGATATCAAGTATTCAGTAGACATGCCACAG GAAATGAAAGCACAAGGTATACCAGAAGACCGACTAGAACTTCTGAAAGGAGTAACTGGTTCTTTTAGACCAGGAGTTCTTACCGCACTAATGGGTGTTAGTGGGGCCGGTAAGACCACTCTAATGGATGTCTTGGCTGGTAGAAAAACTGGTGGATATATTGAGGGGAGTATCTTGGTTTCCGGATACccaaagaaacaagaaacattTGCTCGCATAGCTGGATATTGCGAGCAAACTGATATTCATTCTCCTCATGTAACAGTTTATGAATCTTTAACTTATTCTGCGTGGCTTCGGTTGCCTTCTGAAGTTGATTCCGCTACAAGAAAG ATGTTCGTTGACGAGGTAATGGAGCTTGTTGAGCTAACCCCACTAAGGGAAGCACTTGTCGGGTTGCCTGGCATAAGTGGTCTTTCAACCGAGCAACGCAAGAGGCTGACAATTGCAGTTGAGCTTGTAGCCAACCCATCGATTATATTCATGGATGAACCAACTTCAGGACTTGATGCTAGGGCAGCCGCAATAGTGATGAGAACGGTAAGAAACACAGTCGATACAGGAAGAACTGTGGTGTGCACCATCCATCAGCCAAGCATCGACATCTTTGATGCATTCGATGAG CTATTTCTATTGAAACGAGGAGGTGAAGAAATATACGTCGGTCCATTAGGCCACCATTCTGCACATCTCATCTCATACTTTGAG GGCATCAATGGAGTCAGTAAAATTAAAGATGGTTATAATCCGGCTACTTGGATGTTAGAGGTGACTTCAGTAGCACAAGAAGCAGCTCATGGGGTCAACTTTGCTGAAGTGTACAAGAACTCAGAACTATACAG gagaaacaaagaaacaatTGCGGAACTAAGTACGCCTCCGCCAGGTTCAAAAGATCTTTACTTTGCCACTCAATATTCGCAATCTTTCTTCACCCAATGTATGGCATGCCTATGGAAACAACACCTATCATACTGGCGAAACCCACCATATACCGCAGTGAAATTCTTTTTCACAACTATCATAGCTTTGATGTTTGGGACAATCTTCTGGCAGCTTGGCTCCAACAG GGGAACACAACAAGATATATTCAATGCAATGGGTTCTATGCATAGTTCTGTTCTTTTTCTTGGTATACAAAATGCCACGTCGGTGCAGCCAGTAGTTGCTGTTGAGAGAACAGTTTTTTATCGGGAAAAGGCAGCTGGAATGTACTCAGCTTTACCGTATGCATTTGGACAG GTTGTGATTGAGCTCCCATACATTCTTGTGCAAAGTGTCATATATGGAGTCATAGTCTACAGTATGATTGGATTTGAGTGGACAACAGACAAATTCTTTTGGTACCTGTTTTTCATGTATTTCACCTTATTATACTTCACATTCTATGGGATGATGGCAGTAGCTGTAACTCCAAACCAAAGTATCGCAGCCATAGTCGCTTCTGCCTTCTATGCTATATGGAACCTCTTCTCCGGCTTTATAATTCCTAAGACG AGGATTCCGGTGTGGTGGAAGTGGTACGTCTACATTTGCCCCGTCTCTTGGACTTTGTATGGATTATTAGCTTCACAGTTTGGAAACATTCAGACCGAGCTTGACACGGGTGAAACAGTGGAATATTTTGTGCAAACGTACTTTGATTTCAAGCATGATTTTGTGGGATATGTCGCTATAATCGTTGTTGGGTTCACTGTGCTCTTTGCGTTCTTATTTGCCTTCTCAATTAAGGCATTTAACTTTCAGAGAAGATAA
- the LOC131331886 gene encoding pleiotropic drug resistance protein 1-like isoform X4 gives MVVHHLPLRTTEMLTELSRREKEANIKPDPDLDIFMKAVSLEGERANLMTDYIIKILGLDVCADSLVGDAMLRGISGGQKKRVTTGEMMVGPARALFMDEISTGLDSSTTFQIVNSIKNSSHILQGTFVISLLQPAPETYDLFDDIILLSDGQIVYQGPRENVIEFFEHMGFRCPERKGVADFLQEVTSRKDQEQYRARRDEPYSFVTAREFAESFKLFHVGRELDNELSIPFDKAKSHPAALSTRKYGVSKKELLKALISREYLLMKRNSFVYIFKMTQLAIMAFIVMTVFLRTKMSKETTEDGVIFLGALFFTLLLTMFTGMSELALTVMKLPTFYKQRNLLFFPSWAFSLPAWILKIPMTFMEVSIYVFTTYYVIGFDPNVGRLFKMYLVLFCINQMASGLFRLIAGIGRNMIVANTFGSFALVTMVVLGGFVLSRDNIKKWWIWGYWVSPLMYGQNAIAVNEFFGHSWKQVPFNSTESLGVLVLKSRGLFPEAHWYWIGVGALVGYVFLFNGLYTLALAYLSPFEKPQAILSEETVAERNSVKAGEVIELSSRGKSSSERGDEVQTSLSSKSRSSRIGSNSEDNKNMQRGMVLPFEPLSIAFNDIKYSVDMPQEMKAQGIPEDRLELLKGVTGSFRPGVLTALMGVSGAGKTTLMDVLAGRKTGGYIEGSILVSGYPKKQETFARIAGYCEQTDIHSPHVTVYESLTYSAWLRLPSEVDSATRKMFVDEVMELVELTPLREALVGLPGISGLSTEQRKRLTIAVELVANPSIIFMDEPTSGLDARAAAIVMRTVRNTVDTGRTVVCTIHQPSIDIFDAFDELFLLKRGGEEIYVGPLGHHSAHLISYFEGINGVSKIKDGYNPATWMLEVTSVAQEAAHGVNFAEVYKNSELYRRNKETIAELSTPPPGSKDLYFATQYSQSFFTQCMACLWKQHLSYWRNPPYTAVKFFFTTIIALMFGTIFWQLGSNRGTQQDIFNAMGSMHSSVLFLGIQNATSVQPVVAVERTVFYREKAAGMYSALPYAFGQVVIELPYILVQSVIYGVIVYSMIGFEWTTDKFFWYLFFMYFTLLYFTFYGMMAVAVTPNQSIAAIVASAFYAIWNLFSGFIIPKTRIPVWWKWYVYICPVSWTLYGLLASQFGNIQTELDTGETVEYFVQTYFDFKHDFVGYVAIIVVGFTVLFAFLFAFSIKAFNFQRR, from the exons ATGG TGGTGCACCACCTACCTCTCCGAACCACCG aaatgCTAACAGAATTATccaggagagagaaggaagccAACATTAAGCCAGACCCAGATCTAGATATTTTCATGAAG GCAGTATCACTAGAAGGTGAGAGGGCCAATCTGATGACCGACTATATAATTAAG ATATTGGGACTGGACGTTTGTGCTGACAGTTTGGTGGGTGATGCAATGCTCAGAGGCATTTCTGGTGGACAAAAAAAACGAGTCACCACAG GGGAGATGATGGTTGGACCAGCTAGAGCGCTCTTCATGGATGAGATATCTACTGGGTTGGACAGTTCTACCACTTTTCAGATTGTGAACTCAATCAAGAACAGCAGTCATATCCTTCAAGGAACCTTTGTTATCTCTCTCCTCCAGCCGGCACCAGAAACTTACGACTTATTCGATGACATAATTCTCCTCTCTGATGGTCAAATTGTTTACCAAGGCCCGCGTGAGAATGTGATTGAGTTCTTTGAACACATGGGCTTCAGGTGTCCAGAGAGGAAAGGAGTGGCTGACTTCCTACAAGAA GTGACATCGAGAAAAGATCAAGAGCAATACAGGGCAAGGAGAGATGAGCCTTATAGTTTTGTTACTGCAAGGGAATTCGCAGAGTCATTCAAGTTATTTCATGTTGGTCGGGAACTAGACAATGAGCTTTCCATCCCATTTGACAAAGCCAAGAGCCACCCAGCGGCTTTATCAACTAGGAAATATGGAGTTAGTAAGAAAGAACTGCTGAAAGCTCTCATATCCAGAGAGTACTTGCTCATGAAGAGAAACTCATTTGTCTACATATTCAAGATGACTCAA CTTGCGATAATGGCATTCATTGTGATGACGGTATTTTTAAGAACTAAGATGAGCAAGGAAACAACAGAAGATGGTGTGATTTTCCTGGGTGCTCTCTTCTTTACTCTCCTTCTCACTATGTTTACTGGAATGTCGGAGCTAGCCTTGACAGTCATGAAACTTCCTACCTTTTACAAGCAAAGGAACCTTCTCTTTTTTCCGTCTTGGGCGTTCTCATTACCTGCATGGATCCTCAAGATACCAATGACATTTATGGAAGTCAGTATTTATGTGTTCACCACTTATTATGTGATAGGTTTTGATCCAAACGTCGGAAG GTTGTTCAAAATGTACCTTGTGCTCTTTTGTATTAACCAGATGGCTTCTGGGCTATTCCGACTCATTGCCGGAATAGGACGAAACATGATTGTGGCAAACACATTTGGATCATTTGCATTAGTTACAATGGTTGTGTTGGGAggatttgtcttgtcaagag ATAATATAAAGAAGTGGTGGATATGGGGTTATTGGGTGTCGCCTCTGATGTATGGACAGAATGCTATAGCAGTGAATGAATTTTTTGGACACAGTTGGAAACAA GTGCCTTTTAATTCCACGGAATCATTAGGCGTGTTGGTTTTGAAGTCTCGTGGATTATTTCCAGAAGCACATTGGTATTGGATTGGAGTAGGAGCTTTGGTTGGATATGTTTTCCTGTTCAATGGCCTATACACATTGGCCCTAGCATATCTCAGCC CATTTGAGAAGCCTCAGGCAATTCTATCTGAAGAAACAGTGGCCGAGAGAAATTCCGTTAAAGCAGGAGAAGTTATTGAGCTATCCTCAAGAGGGAAGAGCTCTTCCG AACGAGGCGATGAAGTTCAAACAAGTTTATCATCGAAATCAAGGTCTTCAAGAATCGGGAGCAATAGTGAAGATAACAAGAACATGCAGCGAGGAATGGTTCTACCATTTGAGCCCCTTTCCATCGCTTTCAATGATATCAAGTATTCAGTAGACATGCCACAG GAAATGAAAGCACAAGGTATACCAGAAGACCGACTAGAACTTCTGAAAGGAGTAACTGGTTCTTTTAGACCAGGAGTTCTTACCGCACTAATGGGTGTTAGTGGGGCCGGTAAGACCACTCTAATGGATGTCTTGGCTGGTAGAAAAACTGGTGGATATATTGAGGGGAGTATCTTGGTTTCCGGATACccaaagaaacaagaaacattTGCTCGCATAGCTGGATATTGCGAGCAAACTGATATTCATTCTCCTCATGTAACAGTTTATGAATCTTTAACTTATTCTGCGTGGCTTCGGTTGCCTTCTGAAGTTGATTCCGCTACAAGAAAG ATGTTCGTTGACGAGGTAATGGAGCTTGTTGAGCTAACCCCACTAAGGGAAGCACTTGTCGGGTTGCCTGGCATAAGTGGTCTTTCAACCGAGCAACGCAAGAGGCTGACAATTGCAGTTGAGCTTGTAGCCAACCCATCGATTATATTCATGGATGAACCAACTTCAGGACTTGATGCTAGGGCAGCCGCAATAGTGATGAGAACGGTAAGAAACACAGTCGATACAGGAAGAACTGTGGTGTGCACCATCCATCAGCCAAGCATCGACATCTTTGATGCATTCGATGAG CTATTTCTATTGAAACGAGGAGGTGAAGAAATATACGTCGGTCCATTAGGCCACCATTCTGCACATCTCATCTCATACTTTGAG GGCATCAATGGAGTCAGTAAAATTAAAGATGGTTATAATCCGGCTACTTGGATGTTAGAGGTGACTTCAGTAGCACAAGAAGCAGCTCATGGGGTCAACTTTGCTGAAGTGTACAAGAACTCAGAACTATACAG gagaaacaaagaaacaatTGCGGAACTAAGTACGCCTCCGCCAGGTTCAAAAGATCTTTACTTTGCCACTCAATATTCGCAATCTTTCTTCACCCAATGTATGGCATGCCTATGGAAACAACACCTATCATACTGGCGAAACCCACCATATACCGCAGTGAAATTCTTTTTCACAACTATCATAGCTTTGATGTTTGGGACAATCTTCTGGCAGCTTGGCTCCAACAG GGGAACACAACAAGATATATTCAATGCAATGGGTTCTATGCATAGTTCTGTTCTTTTTCTTGGTATACAAAATGCCACGTCGGTGCAGCCAGTAGTTGCTGTTGAGAGAACAGTTTTTTATCGGGAAAAGGCAGCTGGAATGTACTCAGCTTTACCGTATGCATTTGGACAG GTTGTGATTGAGCTCCCATACATTCTTGTGCAAAGTGTCATATATGGAGTCATAGTCTACAGTATGATTGGATTTGAGTGGACAACAGACAAATTCTTTTGGTACCTGTTTTTCATGTATTTCACCTTATTATACTTCACATTCTATGGGATGATGGCAGTAGCTGTAACTCCAAACCAAAGTATCGCAGCCATAGTCGCTTCTGCCTTCTATGCTATATGGAACCTCTTCTCCGGCTTTATAATTCCTAAGACG AGGATTCCGGTGTGGTGGAAGTGGTACGTCTACATTTGCCCCGTCTCTTGGACTTTGTATGGATTATTAGCTTCACAGTTTGGAAACATTCAGACCGAGCTTGACACGGGTGAAACAGTGGAATATTTTGTGCAAACGTACTTTGATTTCAAGCATGATTTTGTGGGATATGTCGCTATAATCGTTGTTGGGTTCACTGTGCTCTTTGCGTTCTTATTTGCCTTCTCAATTAAGGCATTTAACTTTCAGAGAAGATAA
- the LOC131331886 gene encoding pleiotropic drug resistance protein 1-like isoform X2, with translation MNEFVPQRTSAYISQHDLHLGELTVRETLAFSARCQGVGQRYEMLTELSRREKEANIKPDPDLDIFMKAVSLEGERANLMTDYIIKILGLDVCADSLVGDAMLRGISGGQKKRVTTGEMMVGPARALFMDEISTGLDSSTTFQIVNSIKNSSHILQGTFVISLLQPAPETYDLFDDIILLSDGQIVYQGPRENVIEFFEHMGFRCPERKGVADFLQEVTSRKDQEQYRARRDEPYSFVTAREFAESFKLFHVGRELDNELSIPFDKAKSHPAALSTRKYGVSKKELLKALISREYLLMKRNSFVYIFKMTQLAIMAFIVMTVFLRTKMSKETTEDGVIFLGALFFTLLLTMFTGMSELALTVMKLPTFYKQRNLLFFPSWAFSLPAWILKIPMTFMEVSIYVFTTYYVIGFDPNVGRLFKMYLVLFCINQMASGLFRLIAGIGRNMIVANTFGSFALVTMVVLGGFVLSRDNIKKWWIWGYWVSPLMYGQNAIAVNEFFGHSWKQVPFNSTESLGVLVLKSRGLFPEAHWYWIGVGALVGYVFLFNGLYTLALAYLSPFEKPQAILSEETVAERNSVKAGEVIELSSRGKSSSERGDEVQTSLSSKSRSSRIGSNSEDNKNMQRGMVLPFEPLSIAFNDIKYSVDMPQEMKAQGIPEDRLELLKGVTGSFRPGVLTALMGVSGAGKTTLMDVLAGRKTGGYIEGSILVSGYPKKQETFARIAGYCEQTDIHSPHVTVYESLTYSAWLRLPSEVDSATRKMFVDEVMELVELTPLREALVGLPGISGLSTEQRKRLTIAVELVANPSIIFMDEPTSGLDARAAAIVMRTVRNTVDTGRTVVCTIHQPSIDIFDAFDELFLLKRGGEEIYVGPLGHHSAHLISYFEGINGVSKIKDGYNPATWMLEVTSVAQEAAHGVNFAEVYKNSELYRRNKETIAELSTPPPGSKDLYFATQYSQSFFTQCMACLWKQHLSYWRNPPYTAVKFFFTTIIALMFGTIFWQLGSNRGTQQDIFNAMGSMHSSVLFLGIQNATSVQPVVAVERTVFYREKAAGMYSALPYAFGQVVIELPYILVQSVIYGVIVYSMIGFEWTTDKFFWYLFFMYFTLLYFTFYGMMAVAVTPNQSIAAIVASAFYAIWNLFSGFIIPKTRIPVWWKWYVYICPVSWTLYGLLASQFGNIQTELDTGETVEYFVQTYFDFKHDFVGYVAIIVVGFTVLFAFLFAFSIKAFNFQRR, from the exons ATGAATGAGTTTGTCCCACAAAGGACATCAGCCTACATAAGCCAGCATGACCTGCATTTAGGAGAATTGACAGTAAGAGAAACACTAGCTTTCTCAGCTAGATGTCAAGGGGTCGGACAACGTTATG aaatgCTAACAGAATTATccaggagagagaaggaagccAACATTAAGCCAGACCCAGATCTAGATATTTTCATGAAG GCAGTATCACTAGAAGGTGAGAGGGCCAATCTGATGACCGACTATATAATTAAG ATATTGGGACTGGACGTTTGTGCTGACAGTTTGGTGGGTGATGCAATGCTCAGAGGCATTTCTGGTGGACAAAAAAAACGAGTCACCACAG GGGAGATGATGGTTGGACCAGCTAGAGCGCTCTTCATGGATGAGATATCTACTGGGTTGGACAGTTCTACCACTTTTCAGATTGTGAACTCAATCAAGAACAGCAGTCATATCCTTCAAGGAACCTTTGTTATCTCTCTCCTCCAGCCGGCACCAGAAACTTACGACTTATTCGATGACATAATTCTCCTCTCTGATGGTCAAATTGTTTACCAAGGCCCGCGTGAGAATGTGATTGAGTTCTTTGAACACATGGGCTTCAGGTGTCCAGAGAGGAAAGGAGTGGCTGACTTCCTACAAGAA GTGACATCGAGAAAAGATCAAGAGCAATACAGGGCAAGGAGAGATGAGCCTTATAGTTTTGTTACTGCAAGGGAATTCGCAGAGTCATTCAAGTTATTTCATGTTGGTCGGGAACTAGACAATGAGCTTTCCATCCCATTTGACAAAGCCAAGAGCCACCCAGCGGCTTTATCAACTAGGAAATATGGAGTTAGTAAGAAAGAACTGCTGAAAGCTCTCATATCCAGAGAGTACTTGCTCATGAAGAGAAACTCATTTGTCTACATATTCAAGATGACTCAA CTTGCGATAATGGCATTCATTGTGATGACGGTATTTTTAAGAACTAAGATGAGCAAGGAAACAACAGAAGATGGTGTGATTTTCCTGGGTGCTCTCTTCTTTACTCTCCTTCTCACTATGTTTACTGGAATGTCGGAGCTAGCCTTGACAGTCATGAAACTTCCTACCTTTTACAAGCAAAGGAACCTTCTCTTTTTTCCGTCTTGGGCGTTCTCATTACCTGCATGGATCCTCAAGATACCAATGACATTTATGGAAGTCAGTATTTATGTGTTCACCACTTATTATGTGATAGGTTTTGATCCAAACGTCGGAAG GTTGTTCAAAATGTACCTTGTGCTCTTTTGTATTAACCAGATGGCTTCTGGGCTATTCCGACTCATTGCCGGAATAGGACGAAACATGATTGTGGCAAACACATTTGGATCATTTGCATTAGTTACAATGGTTGTGTTGGGAggatttgtcttgtcaagag ATAATATAAAGAAGTGGTGGATATGGGGTTATTGGGTGTCGCCTCTGATGTATGGACAGAATGCTATAGCAGTGAATGAATTTTTTGGACACAGTTGGAAACAA GTGCCTTTTAATTCCACGGAATCATTAGGCGTGTTGGTTTTGAAGTCTCGTGGATTATTTCCAGAAGCACATTGGTATTGGATTGGAGTAGGAGCTTTGGTTGGATATGTTTTCCTGTTCAATGGCCTATACACATTGGCCCTAGCATATCTCAGCC CATTTGAGAAGCCTCAGGCAATTCTATCTGAAGAAACAGTGGCCGAGAGAAATTCCGTTAAAGCAGGAGAAGTTATTGAGCTATCCTCAAGAGGGAAGAGCTCTTCCG AACGAGGCGATGAAGTTCAAACAAGTTTATCATCGAAATCAAGGTCTTCAAGAATCGGGAGCAATAGTGAAGATAACAAGAACATGCAGCGAGGAATGGTTCTACCATTTGAGCCCCTTTCCATCGCTTTCAATGATATCAAGTATTCAGTAGACATGCCACAG GAAATGAAAGCACAAGGTATACCAGAAGACCGACTAGAACTTCTGAAAGGAGTAACTGGTTCTTTTAGACCAGGAGTTCTTACCGCACTAATGGGTGTTAGTGGGGCCGGTAAGACCACTCTAATGGATGTCTTGGCTGGTAGAAAAACTGGTGGATATATTGAGGGGAGTATCTTGGTTTCCGGATACccaaagaaacaagaaacattTGCTCGCATAGCTGGATATTGCGAGCAAACTGATATTCATTCTCCTCATGTAACAGTTTATGAATCTTTAACTTATTCTGCGTGGCTTCGGTTGCCTTCTGAAGTTGATTCCGCTACAAGAAAG ATGTTCGTTGACGAGGTAATGGAGCTTGTTGAGCTAACCCCACTAAGGGAAGCACTTGTCGGGTTGCCTGGCATAAGTGGTCTTTCAACCGAGCAACGCAAGAGGCTGACAATTGCAGTTGAGCTTGTAGCCAACCCATCGATTATATTCATGGATGAACCAACTTCAGGACTTGATGCTAGGGCAGCCGCAATAGTGATGAGAACGGTAAGAAACACAGTCGATACAGGAAGAACTGTGGTGTGCACCATCCATCAGCCAAGCATCGACATCTTTGATGCATTCGATGAG CTATTTCTATTGAAACGAGGAGGTGAAGAAATATACGTCGGTCCATTAGGCCACCATTCTGCACATCTCATCTCATACTTTGAG GGCATCAATGGAGTCAGTAAAATTAAAGATGGTTATAATCCGGCTACTTGGATGTTAGAGGTGACTTCAGTAGCACAAGAAGCAGCTCATGGGGTCAACTTTGCTGAAGTGTACAAGAACTCAGAACTATACAG gagaaacaaagaaacaatTGCGGAACTAAGTACGCCTCCGCCAGGTTCAAAAGATCTTTACTTTGCCACTCAATATTCGCAATCTTTCTTCACCCAATGTATGGCATGCCTATGGAAACAACACCTATCATACTGGCGAAACCCACCATATACCGCAGTGAAATTCTTTTTCACAACTATCATAGCTTTGATGTTTGGGACAATCTTCTGGCAGCTTGGCTCCAACAG GGGAACACAACAAGATATATTCAATGCAATGGGTTCTATGCATAGTTCTGTTCTTTTTCTTGGTATACAAAATGCCACGTCGGTGCAGCCAGTAGTTGCTGTTGAGAGAACAGTTTTTTATCGGGAAAAGGCAGCTGGAATGTACTCAGCTTTACCGTATGCATTTGGACAG GTTGTGATTGAGCTCCCATACATTCTTGTGCAAAGTGTCATATATGGAGTCATAGTCTACAGTATGATTGGATTTGAGTGGACAACAGACAAATTCTTTTGGTACCTGTTTTTCATGTATTTCACCTTATTATACTTCACATTCTATGGGATGATGGCAGTAGCTGTAACTCCAAACCAAAGTATCGCAGCCATAGTCGCTTCTGCCTTCTATGCTATATGGAACCTCTTCTCCGGCTTTATAATTCCTAAGACG AGGATTCCGGTGTGGTGGAAGTGGTACGTCTACATTTGCCCCGTCTCTTGGACTTTGTATGGATTATTAGCTTCACAGTTTGGAAACATTCAGACCGAGCTTGACACGGGTGAAACAGTGGAATATTTTGTGCAAACGTACTTTGATTTCAAGCATGATTTTGTGGGATATGTCGCTATAATCGTTGTTGGGTTCACTGTGCTCTTTGCGTTCTTATTTGCCTTCTCAATTAAGGCATTTAACTTTCAGAGAAGATAA